CTCTTCCCTTTTCGAGACTCTCAAAAAGTGCTTCCTCGGCTGCTCTCGCTTTGGAAGTCTCCAAATTGGAGAGAAGCGTTTCCAGTTCCGGATGTGTCGGCTCGATGGTTTTAATCATCTCGATATATTCGGCTGACTTGTCAAAATTATTTTTTTTCATCTCCAAAGATGCCAGTCCGACGAGTGCTGTTACCTCTTTAGGTTTTGCTTTAAGTACTTCGTTTAAGTACTGATATGCCAGATCTTCATCTTTTCCAAGCCAGACCGATACGATTCCTCTTTGTAATTTCAACTCGAGATCTGTTGGATCTTTCGCAATACAGAAGTCAAGCTGATCCAAGGCTGTGTAATTATCCTGATAGTCAACAGCAATTCTTGCATATATCTTTCTCAGTTTACAGTCAGGAGAATCAGGATTTGCTTCGAAGTAAGCTTTCAGCAGGTTAAAAGCTTCTTCATTCCTCTCAAGATTACTAAGCAATCCCACCATCTCTGTGAGAGCCTTGATGTCGTTTGGATTTTTTTGAAGCAGTTTTTCAAGTTCTAAAATCCGTTTTGTATAACTTTCAACTCTTACGGCTTTAACTTTTTCATATAAAGCCATCCATTTTTTATCTTCTTTATACTTTTCCTGAAGAATGATGAGTTGCTGCCATGCCTCTTCCCATCTCTTATAAACAATCAGTTCATCAATAAGAAGAAAACGGGTTTTATCATCTTTTGGATTGTTTCTGAGTATCCTGTAATATTTATCAATGGCAAACTCCGGTGGAGGTGGAGGTGGCTTCTGATTTTTCTGCTCCCAGGTTCCGGTTGTGTCTTTGTAAAGATTTGTAAAGTATTTACCGAGTACCTGATCAAGTCCATCCTGAGCTTCTTTAAAGTAGGGTCTCAGTTTTAAGGCGGTTTCGAATGCAACTTTTGCTTCCTCGCTCTTTCCCAGCCAGTAAAGAATGTAGCCGTAACGGCTCCACAGTCTGTGATCATTAGGGAATTTTTTCACGAATCTTGCAAGGATGGGCTCTGCTTTTGCATACTTTTTAAGATAACTCAAAACCTCGGTGTATCTGATAACTTCATCAGAGGAAGGTTCTTCCAGTTCGAGATATTTGTCGTACCATTCTTCACTCTGAACCCAGTTAAACATCAGTTTATAACACTTTGCGATCTCAAGATAGTTTTTCGGATTCTTTGGATTGATGGCTATTTCACGCTGATATCCCTTTATAAGAGCGTTTAAATCACTGTTAAGCTTCTGGTTTACCCTGGCAAGATCATTCTGATATTCGTTGTTACCAGGAGCAAGCTTGGCAGCAATTCTGTAGTCATTTTGAGCGTTTACAAGCTGATTACGCTTCTCATAGCATTTCCCCCTAAGATTGTATCCGTCAGGTTTTGAAGGAAATGCGCCCACATATTTATTCAATAAATCGATAGCTTCCCCGTACTTGCCTCCATTCATCATGGTTATGGCATCATTTTTATACTTCTCAGGATTTCCCTGCGGATGTGCCAATGAGATAAAAGCAAGAAAAAACAGTGCTGTAAAAATCAGGATACGGGGATTTCTCATGCAAAAGCCTATAAAACTTCTCTTAAAATTGCGTCTGCATTCTCAGTGGATGCGTTTGATACATACGAATAGGAGTAGATCAAACCAAAAGCACGCTGGATAAAATTCGGGTCGTTGGACTGAAGATTTGCTCTTAATTTTGCAATCAGTACACTAAGAGCTCTTTCGTCAGCCTTGCTTAAGAGGACAAGTATCGTGAATCCGTCAATACACAATTTCTCTTTTAATGTCAAGGATAACCTGACAGCATTCCCAAACTGGTTCATCGAAACTATTCCGGCAGCCTCTGCCTGAGGATCGAGTTTAAGAGCAATCAAAGTGAACGGCTGTCCAGTACTTTTATAGAGTGCAACCTGGTTATTTAAAATCAGATTAAACTCCTCCTTGCTGTACTGATTAGTATGAGTCATGGGAACCTGAACCACTTCCACTTCAATTATAGGACGGTATTTCGGAGGAATATTAGCTGATACCTGAGGCGGTGCCGCTGCGTTCACTGCATTACCGTGCGGAGCTACCGGATAAGCCTGGGCAGTAGGAATTACAGACTGCTGAAAACCCTGACCTTGTGAGGGATTCAACATCTCAGATCTGGTGCCGGTAGTCGACTCGAAAACCACTCCCTTGTAAGGTTCAAACGAGAATGGTGTGGTAAACTGACCCTCAGTATGTCCGATGTTTGGGGTAATAGTGGCTTTTCCGCCCTGTCCCCTGCTTCCCTCACCTTTTTGAAGATAAATAATTGCAGTAGTGTACTGAACAATATTATCAACAATATTTTGAGCGAATGGCGTTGCCGGTTCACCAAGAATATATAAACTTGTTACATTTTTATCTTCTATACTTTCAATAGTACGGAGAAACGCCTGCTGAAGCAGGGTTATGTTTTCAAATCCAACAAAATAAGTCAACTCATCGAAGACGAGCCGTGCCGGTTGATATTGTTCAACGACATTGACGATATCATTCAGATATTCAACAAGATAGTTGTCGGGGTTGCCAGACTCGTAAACATCAAGAGGTGGGGTCACCTTTACAACGATAAGTTCACCGTTATCCATATGAGTTTGCAAATCAAAATCAACTGAAGCAGCAAGGATCATCAAATCCTTTGGACGCATGCTCGTAAAATAGAGACATACCTCTTTTTGCTCGATACCTGCCATGGCGTACTGAAGACCGAGAGTAGTTCTTCCTGATTTGCGGGGACCTATGAGAACATAAGTTCCACCACGGTAAAAACCACCCCAGGACTCATCAACTATTGAGATGCCGGTGTTTATAAGATTTATTTTTCCGTTTGCCATATCTTCTTTGCTTTTTGTTGTCGTGGATAATTAGCAATAATCATGCCAACCCATACTTGTTCGAAAACGGCGATAATAACGCATTTTCAAAACATTTCTGTAAACTTTTACTCGATTAATTCTCATTATGAGACACTTTTACATAGTGTATCATTATGAGACAATTATTTATAAAAATGAGAAAAAACGAATACTGCTGTAGCGTTCGTCACAATTGTTGGTTCGTTTGTGATATAATCCTGCCTGTCGTCATAATATTTTACTTCCGGCGAATTGAATTTGTCGTAAGTTGAATTCGTCCGTTGTATATTATAACCCTTCAAAATTTCCGCCGGAACCGGTCCTGCCGCTACCGCACCGGGAAGATAACCTTTATTAAAATAGCCGACCTGTGAATGAAAATTTCGTGTGAATCTGCTACCGATGTTGTAAATAAATGATACACCCCATGGATTTTTGCCGAGAACATAATCCCTTTGATAGCTTGCCACGGAATCGTATAATGAAGATTTCGTCAGATCTCTAAAAAGTATGGATTGCATCGCAATTCCGAGAAGCGTATGTGTAGTTCCCCACGAGAATGAAGTACCCTCTCCAAAAGGAGTTTTTTTCCGGGTGTCATTAAAGGCTGAAAGATTGTTTTCGATGTACTGTTTCATATTTGACGAATATTTTGCCACTCTGTACTGTGCCAGGGAATTAATATTCCCCCAGCTCCACCAGTAGTCTGAATCTGCTTTTTTAGCGAGGGTTTTAGCCTCTTCAAGATAAGAGGCGATACCTGTGGAAATGTACATCTCAATTGCTCCCAATGCAAGTTTTCCCTCATACTTGCTGTCCTGATACAACCCTATCGGATTGGTATCCACATCAGGTGCACTGTTTCTCAAAGCAAAAATATTGTTTGCGGCCTTCATCAGCTTATCGGAGAAAGCAGCATCCTGAAAACGGGTCTTCCAGATTCTGCTTCCCATTGCAAGTGCTGCCGTATAGATACCTATGAGATTTTTACCCATTCCGGCAAAAGCGGGTCTGTCAAATTTGAGGGTATCATTCTCAGGCATCCGCCAGCCGACAGTCTGATCTCTTTTGTCCTGTACCTGAATAATCAGGTTGTTCGGTTTATAATTCATACGAAGCAACAGATCAAGTCCGACTCTTGCCTCTTCAAGAACATCGGGAGCTCCATCCTTATTCTTGTCAAATTCCATTTTTTTGGAATTGAACTCGTATGCAAAAAGGAGCATGTAGGTTGAAAATGCAGTTGTATTCAGAAATTTTGTAAAATCGCCCGCATCATGCCAACCTCCTGTTACATCAGTCTTCCCTGCCCTGTCATCACCGACAACATTTGGAGAATCGTAAAGGTGACATACTTTATGCAAATAAGGACCTGTGGGTCCGCACCTTTGGACTTTAAAAAACAGCAGGAGAGAATCAACTATTGTATTATAGATACCCTCTCCAATCTTGAAATTGGAAGAACGGCTCCCATCCACATCAATAACGAAGGTGCCTTCCGAACCAAAACCGGTAAAATCAATTACATGGCAGAAATTGAACCCGCCCCACCCTGCAATGCTCGGTTGTATCCGGCTCTCAAAGACATCTTTTCCGGACTTCACATCTTTAATGTAGAATTTAACGCCACCCATGTCCTTTTTTGAAAGCACAACGGCAGTTTTTACATCAAGCCTCCTGAATCCGACCTGATTGACCCTCACAAAGACATCTGATGCAAAGTCTCCCCTGTCATCAGTAACCACCGGGATAAGTTTGACATTATCGTCAGCTTTGTTGGTTGAGGAAAAGAAACAGGATGAAAACAAAAGTCCTGCAAGGAAAATAAAAATGGTTTTTCTGCTCATGTATTACCGCTCTGAAGATTATCCTTTTTTTCAAGCTGATTGAAATCACTGCCAAAAAATTTATCAAACACAGGAAGGCTTATTGCAAATCCTGCCTTGTCCGTTTGGAAATGGTGTTTCATATGATGATTTTTAATCGCCAGCCAGAATTTATTCTTCATCCTGAAATGATGGATTGCATAGTGTGTCATATCGTAAAGCAGGTACCCCCCGACATATCCCGTATAAAAGGGATAAAAATAAACCTCGCCTAAGAGTGCCATAAAGACGAAATAGAACAATATCGCCAATGGAATACTGACAGAAGGAGGTAAAACCAGTCGCAAAGGGTCAGAGGGATAGTCGTGATGCACACCATGGATAAGGAAATGGATCTTTTTCCCAAACTCAGACTGAAATTCGAAATGGAAAAGGAACCTGTGAATGGTATACTCTGAAATCTCCCATGCAATAAAACCTGCTGTTACGAGCAAAAATATCGTCAACGCTGTTAAGCCGGTGAGCGTCGCCTGATAAAACAGGAATGCAATCACCGGAACAAAAATAATCACCGGAATGGAAGGGTGCACCTTTGAAAAAAATTCGAGAATGTCATTCTCGAACATTCTGGGTGTTTCCTTTTTATTTGAAATGAAGTTTTTAGACAACTAATCTCTCCACCGTTAATTAAAAAGGTCTTCCACTTTAATTATTTCCACATTTTCAGGTTTGATTTTTATCTGAAATTCAGAAATAAATTTATCTTCTTTCAAAACACTCTCCGGTTTTGGAGTCTGGTAAACTATCGGTGATGGTGTGTTCTTTACAAGTTTATCTTTAAGGTCACTCGCATTTTCTGTTACGAACACCACTACCATATTTTCAAGACTAAAATACTTCCTGATTGCCGAATTAACTGCGTCAATCGTCACACCTGACATCATTTCTCTGAATTTTTGCAGATGGCCCGGTTCTTTGATACCATAATATTTGTCATCGAGCGCATATCCGAGTCGCATATCGGTATTGGGAGCATAATGTAATACATACTTCTGCAGAAATTTACGAGTCATCTCAAAATCATCTTTTCCGATACCGTTCTTCGCAAGAAGATCAAACTCACGCATTGCTGCTCTAAAGGCAAAATGTTTTGTTTCATTCGGAACCGGTCTGATCCACATCTCAAACAGATGCTTTTTTAGAGGAACATTCACCGGTGGTTTCGAAAGTCTTCCACCATTCGGATAGTATTCGATGTAACTGTAATCACCATAGTTCAATCCCCGAGCTTCCCGAATCACCTGATAAAGATGTGAACTTGAATTTCTGTGTTCACCAAGCCATGAATTTGCCAGGGCTAATGGATACCACTCCGGATTACTCCGTAACAGATCAATCGGATAACCCATGGATATTGCTGTTGCATTGGTCTTTTTTTCGACAATCACAACTTTTAACCCTGAAACCTGACCGGGATTGATTTGAACACCGGGATTATTCAATCCATCGGGTAGTTTTTGCAGATTAACCCAGAGATTCTGTACGATACGGTCGTCGAATCCTCCTCCTACACCAAGTATGAAGTTCTCCTTGTTGAAATATTTTTTATAAAACCATTTTACATCATCAAGGGTAATGTTTTTCAAACTTCCGATTGTCCCGGTAGTCAAGTGACCGTATGGAGTGCCCTGAAAGATTTTGTTGTAGAGCACCGCTTTACCGAGCTCTTCATCACTCGAATATCTCAAAGTGGTTGAAAGATAACTGATTGCCTCATCTTTCACCCTCTGAAAATCTTCTTCTCTGAATCCGGGATCAAGGAGTTGTTCAGTGAAAAGTGTAAGGTACTCCTCAAGATTATCAAGATGTACCGACCCGGAATATACAAGATTCTCTTTTGAAACAGATGCCGAATAACCCGCAGCCAGCGGATAAAGTTTTTCCAAAATCTGGGAATAAGTAAGTTTGGAAGTGCCTCCTTCATTTAGTAAGGCAGCGGTGAGAGCAGCAAGCCCTTCTTTTCCTTTAGGATCATCCTTGGAACCTGCGTTAAACCAGATTCTGAATGTTACTACCGGTTCCTGGGTTTTTAACAATACAATTCTGTTTTTATCCATTGAGTTTACGCTCGTTACGAGTATCAGTAAAAATAAAAAGCCGGTGTATTTAAGTGTTTGGTTCATCATGTCAATTTCCTGTAAGAATTACTTGGTTCCTGCTCTCTTTAACAAAATACTTTTTGACGGCATTTTGAATATCCTGAGGAGTTATGTCCATCATCTGGGTGTAAAATTCATCAAGTATTTCGATATCTCCCGAAAGCGTAATAAACATCGGCAGAACTGAGGCGACCGCCTCGGGACTGTCTAGACCCATGAGGAACTGGTATTTCATCCTCTTCTTCAATTTGTCCAACTGTTCCTTTGAGACCAGATTGTTTTTGTAATAATCAATCGTTTTTTCGATTTCCTGGTTAACATAATCCAGATCTTTCTCCGCTTTAACTCTCGAATAGATCATAAATGGAAACGGATCCCTTCTGGTCTGAGCTCCACCGGCAATAAACTGGACTTTTTGTTCGTCAAGCACGAGTTTTTTGTACAATTCACTCGTCTCTCCAAAGGCAATATCCGCAAACGGGATCATCGACATATAACCTTTGTTAAAAACATTAAATCCATCATACTTGTATCCGATTGCCAGAAGAGGAAGAGTTTTACCGTCATATTTAATTTTTGCTTCCCTCGGCGCTGTTTGCTTTGGCTCCATTTCAATTTTTGGAGGAGTATAGCCTGTTTTCCATGATGAATAATATTTTTCGACCATTCCCGTCACACTCGCTACATCAAAGTCACCTGTAATAACGAGAACACAATTTTCGGGTCTGTAGTAACGATTGTAAAAAGAGAGACTGTATTCATACTGGTTTGGCATCTCTTTTATGTCAGCTTCAAATCCGATAGTCGTATGCTTATAAGTGTGTTTGTCAAAAGCCATATCCTGAAATTTTTCAAAAAGCACTGAAAACGGATTTGTGACACTTTTTCTGTATTCACCGTAAACAGCACCTGCTTCCGTCATAAACTGGTCTTTTTTATAATTCAGATTTTGGAAACGGTCGGATTCCAGATCCATGACCTTATCCAGGTCTTCTGCAGCAAAATTCAAATGGTAAACCGTAAGGTCATCATCTGTATAGGCATTTGCATCGGCACCGATGGAAGTGGTAACCGAGTCGTAAAGCGGATACTTGTTAGTACCGCGAAACATCATGTGCTCAAAAAAGTGGGCAAATCCGCTTTTTCCGGGTTCCCACTCGTCACGGCTTCCCGTTCTGACGACGGTATAGTATGAAACCAGACCGCTTCCCGGCATCGGGATAAGAAGGGCTTTAAATCCGTTTTGAAGTGTAACCCTGTGAACTTTGTAAGGGAAAACACCACCGGCAAATATTTCAGTAGCTGTCATGATAATTAATAGCAGGATAATTTTAGTTATTGAATAACCGGGTTTCATTAAGATGTCTCCGTTAATTAAATTTTTTCTATTCCAATTCCTGGTAACGATGAAAGAGTAACCTTTCCATCCGTTATTGTAGTTCCTTTATAAATATCATTGCTGATGAGAAGTGCTCCATCAAGATCAGCCCATAACGCCATCGGTGAAAGCTGTGCTGCGGCTGAAATGGCGCATGAAGTCTCGGTCATACAACCTATCATCACTTTTAAACCCAATCCATCAGCAAGACTTACCATCTTGTTGGCTGTTCTCATTCCGCCACATTTCATCAGTTTGATGTTGATACCTGAGTAAACTCCCTTAGCCTTTAGAACATCCGCAAGCCCCTGAACCGCTTCATCGCCTATGGTTGGCAGAGGGCTGTTTTGGGTAAGCCATGCGTTATCGTCAAGATTCTTTTTGTCCATCGGCTGTTCGACAAAAACAACACCTTTTTCTTTGAGCCAATGAATCATGTCCAGAGCCGCCTGTTTGTCCTTCCAACCCTGATTAACATCGACACAAATCGGTTTATCGGTAACCGAGCGAATGGTTTCAATCATCTCTTTATCCGTATCACGACCGAGTTTTACCTTAAGTATTTTGTACTCGGCAGCTTCCCGTACTTTCTCTTTTACCACTTCCGGTTTGTCTATTCCTATTGTAAAACTTGTATTAGGAGTTTTGGCAGGATCGTAACCCCAGATTTTATACCAGGGCTGTCCGATCAATTTACCGACCAGATCATGCAAGGCTATGTCAACCGAGGCTTTTGCAGCGTAGTTCCCTGTATCCACAGTATCGATGTAATCTACTATCTCTTCCAGTTTGAAAGGGTCACTGAATTGATCAAGTTTCACTTTTGAAAGAAAAGCAGTTGCCGTCTCGTGACTTTCACCCAAATAGGGTGGCATTGAGGCTTCACCGTAACCCGTAACATCTCCAAACTGAATTTCAGTAAGCATTACTGGAGTGGTGGTTCTTGAACTCGTTGCAAGAGTAAAAACATGTTTTAGTTCAAGGGTATAAGGTCTGAAACTTAACTTTAGTTTATTGCTGTTCATTTTATTTATTGCGAATTTTGTTATTGAGGCTCCATTTCCTGCCACTACCGCAGCTCCTGCCAGTAACGAAGCTTTTTTTATAAAATCTCTTCTGGAATCCATTATCGTCTCATTTGATATAGTCTGAAACCGAAATCTTTTTAATTCCGGGTGAATCAACCTTGGTCAAAATCCTTCTTGCCGAGACAAGCATCCCGGTTCTGTAAGCGCTAAAGATCGGGCTTGCGGAGTCAAAACTGTTAATACCCACCATCCCGGCTGCATGGATAAATTCTTTGTTCCCCATGTAAATGCCAACATGAGTAATTCGCTGTTTTTTCCCCTCCTCGGGTTTAGGACCAAAGAAGAGCAAATCCCCTCTTTTCAGGTTATCATATCCTTTTGAAACATCGACCTCCTCACCATACAGACACTGTTGAGAGGCATCCCTGGCAAGCATGATTCCATTCAGGAAATACACCGTTTTGGTAAATCCGCTGCAATCCATTCCTTTTGGGGAAGTACCGCCCCAGAGATAAGGCACTCCCAGGAATTTTTTAGCGGTTTTGATTATTGCGTTTGAATCGGGATTTTGTCCCTTGATCCATTTTTTAAGCGGTGAAGCCGATTTTTTGGATACAAAACCTTCTCTGCCATCCGGAAGTGTCACTTTATAACCGTTTTTGCCGGTCGATTTAACCTGCAGGATACCCCCTGCTGTAATGTCCGATATTGTACCGCCTTTTGCATTCTCATCTTCATAAACAAAACCATAAACATCTGTGAAGATTACCTTGTCGGCTCTGTACCAGCCTTCCATCTCTTTTTTGGTGAACGATTGAACTCCGGCATCATCAACCCAGCCAATATATCCTTCAGGATTCTGAACCAAAAACCAATTGTCATCATCCTCTTTCAAAATAGTGACAGGAGTTCCCATCAAAGCCTGAGTAACAAGTTCCGCAGGATGAGAAGGTTTCGATCTGATGTTCGCTACTGAAAGTGTGACCACCCCATATTCATAACCTTTTAGGGATTTTGAAGGGAGCCTTTCAACGATATCGTTGATTGTGTAGTTATATAGCATCTTCTTCATATCTTCGAGTGCTGCCGGTACGGTAGTCTCGCCGGAGACAGTAAGGATGTTACGCGGCATATCCAAATCAAATTTAAGATCCAGAATAGCCGTCCGCTTATCCGGGGCATATTTTTCAGTAATGACCATATATACACCATCTATCTGCGATATGGTGGCAACTTGTGCTGACATTCCGGTTCCTAAAATTAAGATCAGACATAAAACAACTGCAATATTTTTCATAAACCTTCTAAAAATTAAAATTCAAAATAGATAGGAGGAACCATTTCAGCCATCATTATCTGAGAAGCCAGATAGATTACGAATCCAAGAACAAGTCCCTGTGCCCAGAATGGCAAATTCATAAGCCCCGTTTTTATCTTCTCTTTTGCTCCTTCAGGGAAAAAGATGATAATGAGTCCAATCACAAAAAAGATGAGCACTCCCGGGAATCCACCATAGAACTGAGTAAAAACCACAGCGTGCAGGTTCTCTGTAATCTGTGTGTAGATCATTGGAATTTTGTCTAATGAATCAACTCTGAAGAATATCCAGGTAATGGTGATGATATTGAAAGTGATGAAACCTCTAACAAAATTCAATACTCTTCCCCCTTCCTTCACACCAGCTTTCATCAATCCTTTTGCCCGGAGTTTTTTCGTCAGCACTGAATATCCCATTATGATGCCATGAACGGTACCCCAGATGATAAAACCCCAGGTGGCTCCGTGCCAAAGTCCGCAGACGGCAAATGTTACAATCAGCGCTATTGCATTCCCGTATTGCTTCATGTTCCTTAACCCCATTTGCATCGGGGTAAAAAGATAATCAAGCAGCCACCTCGAAAGAGAGATATGCCAGCGTCTCCAGAAATCGGCAACACTTGTGGCTTTATATGGTGAATTGAAGTTGTCGATAATTTTGTATCCGAACAGCAAAGCCATCCCCACAGCCATGTCAGAATAACCCGAAAAATCGAAATAAATCTGAATCGAATAGCCATATATGGCGAGTATATTCTCTGCGCCGGTGAATCTTAGAGGATCCTCAAAGACTCTTGTGATAAAATTCAAGGATATATAGTCGGCAATAATCAGCTTTTTGATTATTCCCGAAGCAAGATAAAATACTGCCAGTCCGGTTGTCGTTTTCCCTTCCGGAGAAGTGAGGAGGTCCTGTTTAATCTGTGGAATAAACTCATCCGCCCTGTCGATAGGACCTGCCTGAATGTTCCCGAAAAAGGCAACATACAGCATAAAATCATCGAGACGGGGCAATTCCTCATATTTTTCGTAATAAATATCGAAAAGAAAGCTTAATACCTTGAATATGTAAAATGAGATACCGATTGGAAGCATGATATCGAGTGCTGTAAATTCTGTCTCCTGAAGAGTTGCAATTTGACTGAGCACAAAATTTGTGTACTTGAAGTATGCAAGTAATCCGACATTCAGGATCACCATTCCCCAAAGTACATACCTTCGCTTGTCTGTATCAGCAATTCCGAAGAGTATCTTTCCAAAATAATAGTTTACAACCCCGACGCCCAACAGGAGGATGAGGAATAAACCGCCAATTTTGTAGTAGATAAACGCCGAGAACAACAGTAGAAATGTAGCTCTTAATCTCTGATTCGGGTAAATTGCATGATAAACAAGAAGTCCCAAAGCAAGAAAGAACATAAAAGTAAGCGTACCAAACTGAAGCGGATTGTCCGGACTGTAAACGAACAGCCCCGCCAGTTTGGAAAAATCGATGACAGAATTCAATACAGTACCTTTTTACGAAATTTTGGAATCGACAAGTCTCTGAAGGTCACCCAGATTTTTGCATTTAAGAACTTCAATGTGCTTCAGTCTTATCTTGTATTCTTTCTCAATCGAAAGGATCACATTGGCATGACTAAGTGAATCCCAACCGGGTACAGTATTTGCTTTAGTCTCATCCTGAATGTCGTAATCTTCGAGTTCAAGTTGTTTAAGTATAGTATTCTTTAGTCTCTCTGATATCATTATGGTTCTTTCTGTCTAATGTTTGTTCAATTCTTTCATTTCGGCGATTCTCTCTTTGTTGGCTTTTCTGCTCGGTTTACCGGCAGAACTTTTAATCAGCCATCTTGGAGGTACAAGATATACATGCGTGATCGTAAGATCAACCGAAGTCCCTTTCTCCTTCACACGCTGAATCAGTCGTTTTTTCTCTTTCTCGTCAGTTAGTGGAGTTTCGGCAACAACGCTGATTTCCTCCGTGCCGAGTTCCACATTATCTTCGCCGAATGCAATTACCCTGCCCGGGATGATGTCGCTTACCACTCCAATGGCATCTTCGACATCTTCGGGATAAATGTTTTTACCGGCGACAATAATTATGTCTTTTTTACGGCCAATTACGAAGAGTTCATCATTCTGTTTAAAGCCGTAATCTCCGCTGTGATACCAGCGATCCTTGAGAACTTCAGCAGTTTTTTCAGGGTAGTTTCTGTAGCCGTCGAACATAGAAACCGATGTGATGATTATCTCGCCAACTCCATGTTCAGGAAGCTCATTACCTTTCTCATCAACAATCCTTACTTCACATCCTTTTATTACCTTTCCGGAAGAAACGCAGATTCTTGATGTTTTCCCCGGAATTGGTGGAGTGACCACTCCCTGAGCAAGGCTTTCACGATCCACTTCGATGGTGGTAATCGGTTTACCCGGTTCTGTTTGTGTTGCGGCA
This region of Bacteroidota bacterium genomic DNA includes:
- a CDS encoding dipeptide epimerase → MDSRRDFIKKASLLAGAAVVAGNGASITKFAINKMNSNKLKLSFRPYTLELKHVFTLATSSRTTTPVMLTEIQFGDVTGYGEASMPPYLGESHETATAFLSKVKLDQFSDPFKLEEIVDYIDTVDTGNYAAKASVDIALHDLVGKLIGQPWYKIWGYDPAKTPNTSFTIGIDKPEVVKEKVREAAEYKILKVKLGRDTDKEMIETIRSVTDKPICVDVNQGWKDKQAALDMIHWLKEKGVVFVEQPMDKKNLDDNAWLTQNSPLPTIGDEAVQGLADVLKAKGVYSGINIKLMKCGGMRTANKMVSLADGLGLKVMIGCMTETSCAISAAAQLSPMALWADLDGALLISNDIYKGTTITDGKVTLSSLPGIGIEKI
- a CDS encoding C40 family peptidase produces the protein MSAQVATISQIDGVYMVITEKYAPDKRTAILDLKFDLDMPRNILTVSGETTVPAALEDMKKMLYNYTINDIVERLPSKSLKGYEYGVVTLSVANIRSKPSHPAELVTQALMGTPVTILKEDDDNWFLVQNPEGYIGWVDDAGVQSFTKKEMEGWYRADKVIFTDVYGFVYEDENAKGGTISDITAGGILQVKSTGKNGYKVTLPDGREGFVSKKSASPLKKWIKGQNPDSNAIIKTAKKFLGVPYLWGGTSPKGMDCSGFTKTVYFLNGIMLARDASQQCLYGEEVDVSKGYDNLKRGDLLFFGPKPEEGKKQRITHVGIYMGNKEFIHAAGMVGINSFDSASPIFSAYRTGMLVSARRILTKVDSPGIKKISVSDYIK
- a CDS encoding MBOAT family protein — encoded protein: MNSVIDFSKLAGLFVYSPDNPLQFGTLTFMFFLALGLLVYHAIYPNQRLRATFLLLFSAFIYYKIGGLFLILLLGVGVVNYYFGKILFGIADTDKRRYVLWGMVILNVGLLAYFKYTNFVLSQIATLQETEFTALDIMLPIGISFYIFKVLSFLFDIYYEKYEELPRLDDFMLYVAFFGNIQAGPIDRADEFIPQIKQDLLTSPEGKTTTGLAVFYLASGIIKKLIIADYISLNFITRVFEDPLRFTGAENILAIYGYSIQIYFDFSGYSDMAVGMALLFGYKIIDNFNSPYKATSVADFWRRWHISLSRWLLDYLFTPMQMGLRNMKQYGNAIALIVTFAVCGLWHGATWGFIIWGTVHGIIMGYSVLTKKLRAKGLMKAGVKEGGRVLNFVRGFITFNIITITWIFFRVDSLDKIPMIYTQITENLHAVVFTQFYGGFPGVLIFFVIGLIIIFFPEGAKEKIKTGLMNLPFWAQGLVLGFVIYLASQIMMAEMVPPIYFEF
- a CDS encoding acyl carrier protein, which codes for MISERLKNTILKQLELEDYDIQDETKANTVPGWDSLSHANVILSIEKEYKIRLKHIEVLKCKNLGDLQRLVDSKIS